A region from the Manihot esculenta cultivar AM560-2 chromosome 13, M.esculenta_v8, whole genome shotgun sequence genome encodes:
- the LOC110629942 gene encoding basic leucine zipper 61 isoform X1 produces MAQLPPKIPNMQPTWPDFSHQKTMPPSINKAASPTAATGQNPSWVDEFLDFSLARRGTHRRSVSDSIAFLEPPLLEECRGTSGAVVAPQHQHRHSAGHNNSSSCDFDKFDDEQFMSMFNDDISNAVAAPSCSNPSTPSDHNSINDEKDTTAPSSDQNTKQNKIRNEPDEVQSQCQQENQTPPSATDTNSSDRIVDPKRVKRILANRQSAQRSRVRKLQYISELERSVTSLQAEVSVLSPRVAFLDHQRLLLNVDNSALKQRIAALAQDKIFKDVDFETNPAHQEALKREIERLRQVYHQQNLKKMENSATDPTTAPEKEQLLLQV; encoded by the exons ATGGCACAATTGCCTCCGAAAATCCCAAACATGCAGCCAACTTGGCCTGATTTCTCCCACCAGAAGACCATGCCACCTTCTATTAATAAAGCTGCTTCTCCCACCGCCGCCACCGGCCAAAACCCTTCGTGGGTTGACGAATTCCTCGACTTCTCGTTGGCGAGACGTGGGACTCACAGGCGGTCAGTAAGTGACTCCATTGCCTTCCTGGAGCCACCATTGCTTGAAGAATGTCGTGGCACGTCGGGTGCAGTAGTGGCACCTCAGCATCAACACCGTCATAGTGCTGGACATAACAATAGCAGCAGCTGCGACTTTGATAAATTTGACGATGAACAATTCATGTCTATGTTCAATGATGATATCTCCAATGCGGTGGCCGCTCCATCTTGCTCGAACCCATCAACGCCATCGGATCATAACAGTATTAATGATGAGAAAGATACAACCGCGCCGTCGTCCGATCAAAATACTAAACAGAACAAGATAAGAAATGAACCCGATGAGGTGCAAAGCCAATGCCAACAAGAGAATCAAACTCCACCAAGCGCAACCGATACCAATTCTTCTGATCGGATTGTTGATCCCAAGAGGGTCAAAAG AATCTTGGCAAACAGGCAATCTGCGCAGAGGTCAAGAGTGAGGAAGCTGCAATATATTTCTGAGCTTGAACGAAGTGTAACCTCATTGCAA GCTGAGGTCTCAGTGCTGTCACCAAGAGTTGCATTTCTAGACCATCAACGCTTGCTGCTTAATGTTGATAATAGTGCTCTTAAGCAAAGAATTGCTGCTTTAGCCCAAGACAAGATCTTCAAAGATG TGGATTTTGAAACAAATCCAGCTCATCAAGAAGCACTGAAGAGAGAAATAGAGAGACTGAGGCAAGTTTATCACCAacaaaatctcaagaagatggaAAATTCAGCAACTGATCCCACTACTGCTCCTGAGAAAGAACAGCTTCTTCTGCAAGTTTAA
- the LOC110629942 gene encoding basic leucine zipper 61 isoform X2: MAQLPPKIPNMQPTWPDFSHQKTMPPSINKAASPTAATGQNPSWVDEFLDFSLARRGTHRRSVSDSIAFLEPPLLEECRGTSGAVVAPQHQHRHSAGHNNSSSCDFDKFDDEQFMSMFNDDISNAVAAPSCSNPSTPSDHNSINDEKDTTAPSSDQNTKQNKIRNEPDEVQSQCQQENQTPPSATDTNSSDRIVDPKRVKRILANRQSAQRSRVRKLQYISELERSVTSLQAEVSVLSPRVAFLDHQRLLLNVDNSALKQRIAALAQDKIFKDAHQEALKREIERLRQVYHQQNLKKMENSATDPTTAPEKEQLLLQV, encoded by the exons ATGGCACAATTGCCTCCGAAAATCCCAAACATGCAGCCAACTTGGCCTGATTTCTCCCACCAGAAGACCATGCCACCTTCTATTAATAAAGCTGCTTCTCCCACCGCCGCCACCGGCCAAAACCCTTCGTGGGTTGACGAATTCCTCGACTTCTCGTTGGCGAGACGTGGGACTCACAGGCGGTCAGTAAGTGACTCCATTGCCTTCCTGGAGCCACCATTGCTTGAAGAATGTCGTGGCACGTCGGGTGCAGTAGTGGCACCTCAGCATCAACACCGTCATAGTGCTGGACATAACAATAGCAGCAGCTGCGACTTTGATAAATTTGACGATGAACAATTCATGTCTATGTTCAATGATGATATCTCCAATGCGGTGGCCGCTCCATCTTGCTCGAACCCATCAACGCCATCGGATCATAACAGTATTAATGATGAGAAAGATACAACCGCGCCGTCGTCCGATCAAAATACTAAACAGAACAAGATAAGAAATGAACCCGATGAGGTGCAAAGCCAATGCCAACAAGAGAATCAAACTCCACCAAGCGCAACCGATACCAATTCTTCTGATCGGATTGTTGATCCCAAGAGGGTCAAAAG AATCTTGGCAAACAGGCAATCTGCGCAGAGGTCAAGAGTGAGGAAGCTGCAATATATTTCTGAGCTTGAACGAAGTGTAACCTCATTGCAA GCTGAGGTCTCAGTGCTGTCACCAAGAGTTGCATTTCTAGACCATCAACGCTTGCTGCTTAATGTTGATAATAGTGCTCTTAAGCAAAGAATTGCTGCTTTAGCCCAAGACAAGATCTTCAAAGATG CTCATCAAGAAGCACTGAAGAGAGAAATAGAGAGACTGAGGCAAGTTTATCACCAacaaaatctcaagaagatggaAAATTCAGCAACTGATCCCACTACTGCTCCTGAGAAAGAACAGCTTCTTCTGCAAGTTTAA
- the LOC110629307 gene encoding ervatamin-B: MASSLQIQCLFSLFFVLALLANQATSRHLLKPQLSMSARHEQWMARHGRVYENAEEQQKRYKIFKNNVKMIESFNAAGDKPFNVSVNKFADLSHEEFKNMYLGMKPSRHTSSNVTLTSLNNEGMINVPTSLDWRSRGVITPVKSQGSNCGSCWAFAALAAVEAMHLLKYGNYHDLSEQQLMDCDHASNACNGGDMRDAFDYIIANGGVTEEANYPYVGYQQYCNTVKEDQPTVRLSSYQKVQPYSEAYLMSAVNLQPVTVGIDAGNRLFQYYHGGIFRAKYCRPDVLNHGVLLVGYDTAPDGTNYWIIKNSWGENWGENGYMRIARDDNAGICGITSYGTLLSV, encoded by the exons ATGGCTTCATCACTTCAAATTCAATGCTTGTTTTCGCTCTTCTTCGTTTTGGCTCTCTTGGCTAATCAAGCCACCTCTCGTCATCTCCTTAAGCCACAACTAAGCATGTCTGCAAGGCATGAACAGTGGATGGCAAGACATGGAAGAGTTTATGAAAATGCCGAGGAGCAACAAAAACGTTATAAGATATTCAAGAACAATGTTAAGATGATAGAGTCATTCAATGCAGCTGGCGACAAACCCTTCAATGTAAGTGTTAACAAATTTGCAGATCTATCTCATGAAGAATTCAAGAACATGTACCTCGGGATGAAGCCTTCTCGACATACAAGTTCAAATGTAACTCTAACATCCTTAAACAATGAAGGCATGATTAATGTCCCTACTTCATTGGATTGGAGATCAAGAGGAGTTATTACTCCTGTGAAGAGTCAAGGCTCAAACTGCG GAAGTTGTTGGGCTTTCGCAGCATTGGCAGCCGTGGAAGCTATGCATCTATTGAAATATGGTAATTATCATGATTTATCGGAGCAACAGCTTATGGATTGTGATCATGCATCGAATGCATGCAACGGCGGTGATATGAGAGATGCCTTTGACTACATAATAGCCAACGGTGGCGTGACTGAAGAAGCTAATTACCCTTACGTAGGATATCAGCAATATTGCAACACAGTAAAGGAAGATCAGCCAACAGTTAGACTGAGTTCCTACCAAAAAGTTCAACCTTACTCTGAAGCATACCTGATGTCGGCGGTGAACTTGCAGCCTGTTACCGTTGGTATAGATGCAGGAAACAGATTATTTCAATACTACCACGGTGGTATCTTTAGGGCTAAATATTGTCGTCCTGATGTATTGAACCATGGAGTATTATTGGTTGGTTATGATACTGCTCCTGATGGAACTAATTATTGGATTATTAAGAATTCTTGGGGTGAAAATTGGGGAGAGAATGGATATATGAGAATAGCAAGAGATGATAATGCTGGGATTTGTGGAATAACTTCGTATGGTACCCTTCTTAGCGTTTGA